A region of Salvia splendens isolate huo1 chromosome 17, SspV2, whole genome shotgun sequence DNA encodes the following proteins:
- the LOC121775133 gene encoding cyclin-D4-1-like encodes MADCNAFDYASADLLFCNEETKAFSFEVDDDDDRRLLQPPTHQKDLIFNNGSSSDSDSLLHLPCLSDECINHMLQRQGDHLPRDDYLTRFRNGELDVGLRKKAIDWMLKACAHFSFGELCLYTAISYFDRFLSIYELPLSSSEKGGENWAVQLVAVACLSLAAKIEEVNVPSTLDLQAEVPKLLFEGKTIQRMEILVLNRLDWKIKAYTPCNFIDYYLRKMNESGLPLGILISRSLRLILSTIEGTEFLEFKPAEIAAAVAMCVSGEMQAMDIDKALSCLIGVDKERVVKCFKMIQECKSSMRGITTTSATSVAAAMANVAPRSPNGVLDAACLSYKTHEPTVGSCPTSSHTSPITKRRKLESEAAFLGGDSSSHGEM; translated from the exons ATGGCTGATTGCAACGCCTTTGACTATGCTTCAGCAGACCTCCTCTTTTGCAACGAAGAAACCAAAGCCTTCTCCTTCgaagttgatgatgatgatgatcgtCGTCTCCTCCAACCTCCCACCCACcaaaaagatttgatttttaacaaTGGGTCATCATCGGATTCAGATTCACTGCTTCATCTCCCTTGCCTCAGTGATGAATGCATTAACCACATGCTACAGAGACAGGGAGACCACCTCCCCAGAGATGATTACCTCACCAGATTCAGAAATGGGGAATTGGATGTTGGATTGAGGAAAAAGGCTATTGATTGGATGCTCAAG GCTTGCGCCCACTTCAGTTTTGGAGAGTTGTGTTTGTACACTGCTATCAGCTATTTCGATCGGTTTCTATCCATCTATGAATTGCCTCTGTCTTCATCAGAAAAG GGAGGTGAGAACTGGGCAGTTCAATTAGTTGCAGTTGCTTGCTTATCTCTTGCAGCCAAGATAGAGGAGGTTAATGTTCCCTCCACCTTGGATTTGCAG GCAGAGGTGCCTAAGCTGTTGTTTGAAGGGAAAACCATTCAAAGAATGGAGATTTTGGTGCTAAACCGTTTGGATTGGAAGATCAAAGCCTACACTCCATGCAACTTCATTGACTACTATCTTAGGAAGATGAATGAGAGTGGATTGCCATTAGGCATCCTGATTAGCCGCTCCCTTCGCCTAATCTTAAGCACGATCGAAG GCACTGAATTCTTGGAATTCAAACCAGCTGAGATAGCTGCAGCTGTGGCAATGTGTGTTTCAGGGGAAATGCAAGCAATGGACATTGATAAGGCATTGTCTTGTTTGATAGGAGTTGACAAG GAGAGGGTGGTGAAGTGCTTTAAAATGATTCAAGAATGTAAGTCATCAATGAGGGGGATTACTACTACCAGTGCTACTAGTGTTGCTGCTGCGATGGCGAATGTGGCTCCACGGAGCCCGAATGGGGTGTTGGATGCAGCATGCTTGAGCTATAAAACTCATGAACCAACAGTTGGATCATGCCCAACTTCCTCACACACTAGTCCAATCACTAAGAGGAGGAAATTGGAGAGTGAAGCAGCCTTTTTAGGTGGAGATTCTTCAAGTCATGGAGAAATGTGA